The following coding sequences lie in one Arthrobacter sp. SLBN-122 genomic window:
- a CDS encoding trans-aconitate 2-methyltransferase: protein MKWDPAKYVQFGDYRNRPFFDLTARIHADAPAQVVDLGCGPGNLTATLAERWPGAQVLGVDSSAEMLAKAAALAEEAGSLEFGQADIADWMPAPETDVVVTNAALQWVPGHQDMMRKWLEVLRPGAWFAMQVPGNFNAPSHSLMRELAGSDRWAAKLDGVLRGGESVGEPGDYLGILLDAGCAADAWETTYLQVLPGPDPVLDWVRGTALRPVMAALDDEDARRFEAEYAAALRDAYPGGVHGTVFPFRRIFAVGRKAG, encoded by the coding sequence ATGAAATGGGACCCCGCAAAGTACGTCCAGTTCGGCGACTACCGGAACCGGCCGTTCTTCGACCTCACAGCCCGGATCCATGCCGACGCGCCCGCACAGGTGGTCGACCTTGGCTGCGGACCGGGGAACCTCACGGCCACCCTGGCTGAACGCTGGCCCGGCGCCCAGGTCCTGGGTGTGGATTCCTCTGCGGAAATGCTGGCAAAGGCGGCAGCACTGGCGGAGGAAGCCGGCTCCCTTGAGTTTGGGCAGGCGGACATTGCCGACTGGATGCCGGCTCCGGAGACGGACGTTGTGGTTACCAATGCAGCCCTGCAGTGGGTTCCGGGCCACCAGGACATGATGCGGAAATGGCTGGAAGTTCTGCGGCCGGGGGCCTGGTTTGCCATGCAGGTGCCCGGAAACTTCAATGCCCCCTCGCACTCGCTCATGCGGGAGCTTGCGGGGTCGGACCGGTGGGCGGCGAAGCTGGACGGGGTGCTGCGGGGCGGGGAGTCAGTGGGGGAACCGGGGGACTACCTGGGGATCCTGCTCGACGCCGGCTGTGCGGCGGACGCGTGGGAAACCACCTACCTGCAGGTCCTGCCGGGGCCGGACCCGGTGCTGGATTGGGTCCGGGGCACGGCACTGCGGCCGGTCATGGCGGCCCTCGATGATGAGGACGCCAGGCGTTTCGAAGCTGAATACGCGGCGGCCCTGCGGGATGCCTACCCGGGCGGTGTCCATGGCACCGTATTCCCTTTCCGCCGGATCTTCGCAGTGGGCCGCAAAGCGGGCTGA
- a CDS encoding ABC transporter ATP-binding protein, which yields MRRQLAGQYAYVWAIVFLQLVQAAANLLLPTVNAAIIDDGIVAGKPEVISRLGVLMAVIAIVQAASAIAAGYLGAVVAMRTGHRLRAEVFTRIQSLSSQDVALFGTQSLTTRATNDVQQIQAFAVLVFTMLFAGPAMGIGGIVLAVQQDVALSLVVIVIVPLLLLIMYLIVRRLIPLYREGQDLLDRSGGILREQIIGADVIRAFVRQGHEVRRFAETNAGLTANNLQSALLVAGMLPMIMLVVNTSSVAVVWFGGHRIQAGLMNLGALTAFIAYIMQILLAIMMSMYVLMTAPRAAVCAERIQAVLETEPSVPNPAGHSTAPPAQPGAGLPKQPATLAFQGVAFSYPGAEAPVLADITFTAAPGTTTAIVGATGSGKTTLLNLIPRFLEATKGSITLAGHDIRDMPVDQLRAAMAIVPQHSHLFTGTIADNLRMAAPDAADEELWAVLEAAQTMRFMRDLPRGLATPVGQGGASLSGGQRQRLCIARALLRKAPLYLFDDSFSALDYDTDTRLRQALDQALAPATVIIVAERLSAVEDADRILVLDDGRLVAQGTHQELLETSATYREIAESQLALDGTR from the coding sequence ATGAGGCGGCAGCTTGCCGGTCAATACGCGTACGTTTGGGCCATCGTTTTCCTCCAGCTGGTCCAGGCGGCGGCAAACCTGCTGCTGCCCACCGTGAACGCAGCCATCATCGACGACGGGATCGTTGCGGGCAAACCGGAGGTGATCTCGCGCCTTGGCGTGCTGATGGCCGTCATTGCCATAGTGCAGGCGGCGTCCGCGATTGCCGCCGGCTACCTTGGTGCTGTTGTGGCCATGAGGACCGGGCACCGCCTGCGGGCCGAGGTTTTCACCCGGATCCAGTCACTGTCCTCCCAGGACGTGGCCCTGTTCGGAACGCAAAGCCTGACCACCCGCGCCACGAACGACGTCCAGCAGATCCAGGCTTTCGCTGTACTTGTCTTCACCATGCTCTTTGCCGGCCCTGCCATGGGCATCGGCGGCATCGTCCTTGCCGTGCAGCAGGATGTGGCGCTGTCCCTGGTGGTCATCGTCATTGTGCCCCTGCTCCTGCTGATCATGTACCTGATCGTCCGGCGCCTGATTCCGCTCTACCGTGAGGGCCAGGACCTGCTGGACCGGTCGGGTGGGATTCTCCGCGAGCAGATCATCGGTGCGGACGTCATCCGCGCCTTTGTCCGCCAGGGCCACGAGGTCCGGCGGTTCGCGGAGACCAACGCGGGATTGACCGCCAACAACCTGCAGTCAGCGCTCCTGGTAGCGGGGATGCTGCCCATGATCATGCTGGTGGTCAATACCAGCTCGGTTGCCGTCGTCTGGTTCGGCGGGCACCGCATCCAGGCTGGACTGATGAACCTTGGAGCGCTGACGGCGTTCATCGCCTACATCATGCAGATCCTGCTGGCGATCATGATGTCCATGTACGTCCTGATGACGGCGCCGCGTGCCGCTGTCTGTGCCGAACGTATCCAGGCGGTCCTGGAGACCGAGCCGTCAGTCCCCAACCCGGCCGGCCACAGCACCGCTCCGCCGGCGCAGCCCGGGGCCGGCCTGCCAAAGCAGCCGGCAACGCTGGCGTTCCAGGGTGTCGCCTTCTCCTATCCGGGAGCAGAAGCGCCCGTGCTGGCGGATATCACCTTCACCGCGGCTCCCGGCACCACCACCGCAATCGTTGGTGCTACCGGAAGCGGCAAGACCACGCTGCTGAACCTGATTCCACGTTTCCTCGAGGCGACCAAAGGCAGCATCACCCTGGCCGGACACGACATCCGGGACATGCCCGTGGACCAACTCCGCGCTGCCATGGCCATCGTGCCCCAGCACTCCCACCTGTTTACCGGAACCATCGCAGACAACCTGAGGATGGCGGCCCCTGACGCCGCGGACGAGGAACTCTGGGCCGTCCTGGAGGCGGCCCAGACCATGCGCTTCATGCGCGACCTCCCGCGTGGACTTGCAACCCCCGTCGGCCAGGGCGGCGCCAGCCTCTCTGGGGGGCAGCGGCAGCGGCTCTGCATCGCCAGGGCCCTGCTGCGCAAGGCACCCCTCTACCTCTTTGACGACAGCTTCTCCGCGCTGGACTACGACACCGACACGAGACTGCGCCAGGCCCTTGACCAGGCGCTTGCCCCCGCAACGGTCATCATTGTCGCCGAACGCCTTTCGGCTGTGGAGGACGCGGACCGCATCCTGGTGCTCGACGACGGCCGGCTGGTTGCGCAGGGAACGCACCAGGAGCTGCTGGAAACGTCCGCCACCTACCGGGAAATCGCCGAATCCCAGCTTGCGCTGGACGGCACGCGGTGA
- a CDS encoding ABC transporter ATP-binding protein, whose product MTAVEEAAETAHRFWPTAARLLGLLRPFRLQMLGAVAATCAFAGLNVAAPKYLGDATDVVVDGIFQGSLDQRLGILLAAVAIMYVFASLFNWIQGALTARAVQGLMYSLRAAVEDKLHRLPSTYFRQRSRGDALSRATNDIDNIAQALNQVLTQLIVSVLMLCGSLAMMLWISPLLAAIAIASVPVSTWITVLVARRSQEHFARQWKETGELNAHVEEFISGHEVIKAFGRQAQAAEVFRRSNGRLARAAAKAQYSAGVVQPLMVLMSNLNYIAVAVVGALQVLAGAMTIGGVQAFIQFSRLFTQPVGQIGGLLNVMQSCAASAARVFVLLDAGEDPQEPEGKASGGTAAGAIAFHDVTFGYPGSVPAVRNLTFTVEPGQAVAIVGHTGAGKSTVVNLLMRFLEPSSGRITMGGRDIADVPRDHLRARFGVVLQDSWLFGGTIRENIAYGLPGAADADIVAAAEATCADRFIRSLPHGYGTLLENGGEPLSQGQRQLVTIARAQLAGRSVLVLDEATSSVDSRTELLIRQAMQRLRQGRTSFVIAHRLSTIRNADLILVMDHGRIVEQGTHGSLLAANSYYARLYNAQFAERDGRAGVLEGGL is encoded by the coding sequence GTGACGGCAGTGGAAGAAGCCGCGGAAACTGCGCACAGGTTCTGGCCGACAGCCGCACGGCTCCTTGGCCTGCTGCGCCCCTTCCGGCTGCAGATGCTGGGGGCGGTGGCGGCAACCTGCGCCTTCGCAGGACTCAACGTTGCCGCCCCGAAGTACCTGGGCGACGCCACTGACGTGGTGGTGGACGGCATCTTCCAGGGAAGCCTTGACCAGCGGCTCGGAATCCTGCTGGCTGCCGTGGCCATCATGTACGTCTTTGCCTCCCTGTTTAACTGGATCCAGGGTGCGCTGACGGCGCGCGCAGTGCAGGGGCTCATGTACAGCCTTCGTGCAGCGGTTGAGGACAAGCTGCACCGCCTCCCTTCGACCTATTTCCGGCAACGCTCCCGCGGCGACGCCCTGAGCAGGGCCACCAATGACATCGACAACATCGCGCAGGCCCTGAACCAGGTCCTGACCCAGCTCATCGTGTCCGTCCTGATGCTGTGCGGTTCCCTGGCCATGATGCTGTGGATTTCACCGTTGCTGGCGGCCATTGCCATCGCCAGCGTTCCCGTCTCCACCTGGATCACCGTCCTGGTGGCCAGGCGGTCCCAGGAGCATTTCGCCAGGCAGTGGAAGGAAACGGGCGAGCTCAACGCGCACGTGGAGGAATTCATCAGCGGGCATGAAGTCATCAAGGCTTTTGGCCGGCAGGCCCAGGCGGCGGAGGTGTTCAGGCGCAGCAACGGCCGCCTGGCCCGGGCCGCCGCCAAAGCCCAATACTCAGCCGGCGTGGTCCAGCCGCTGATGGTCCTGATGTCCAACCTTAACTACATTGCTGTTGCCGTGGTGGGGGCGCTGCAGGTCCTCGCAGGTGCCATGACCATTGGCGGGGTACAGGCATTCATCCAGTTCAGCCGGTTGTTCACCCAGCCCGTAGGGCAAATCGGCGGGCTGCTGAACGTCATGCAGTCCTGCGCCGCTTCGGCGGCAAGGGTTTTCGTGCTCCTGGACGCCGGCGAAGATCCGCAGGAGCCCGAGGGCAAGGCATCCGGCGGTACTGCAGCGGGCGCCATAGCCTTCCACGACGTCACGTTCGGCTACCCGGGCTCCGTGCCGGCGGTCCGCAACCTCACCTTCACGGTGGAGCCCGGCCAGGCAGTGGCCATCGTGGGACACACCGGAGCGGGCAAGAGCACCGTGGTGAACCTGCTCATGCGGTTCCTGGAGCCTTCCTCCGGCCGGATCACCATGGGCGGAAGGGACATCGCGGACGTTCCCCGCGACCATCTGCGGGCCCGGTTCGGCGTCGTGCTTCAGGATTCCTGGCTCTTTGGGGGCACTATCCGGGAAAACATCGCTTACGGCCTTCCGGGTGCCGCGGATGCTGACATTGTTGCCGCAGCCGAGGCCACCTGCGCGGACCGTTTCATCAGGTCCCTGCCGCACGGCTACGGCACACTGCTGGAGAACGGTGGGGAGCCGCTCAGCCAGGGGCAGCGGCAGCTCGTCACCATCGCCAGGGCGCAGCTTGCCGGCCGCAGCGTGCTGGTCCTGGATGAAGCCACCAGCTCGGTGGATTCCAGGACGGAGCTGCTCATCAGGCAGGCGATGCAGCGGCTGCGCCAGGGACGGACCAGTTTCGTGATTGCCCACCGTTTGTCCACCATCCGGAACGCTGATCTAATTCTCGTCATGGACCACGGACGCATCGTCGAGCAGGGCACGCATGGAAGCCTCCTTGCCGCCAACAGCTACTACGCCAGGCTGTACAATGCCCAGTTCGCCGAACGCGACGGCCGCGCAGGGGTCCTGGAGGGCGGCCTGTGA
- a CDS encoding GntR family transcriptional regulator, giving the protein MSASAGFPGSWRPNSASSVALFEQLRLQVIHLADSGALAPGTRLPAVRVLAEKLDVAPHTVARAYKELEAAGIVTTRGRNGTVVAARDERLGGLSAAAAAYAAVAKSQGASFAEAVKILAAAYDVP; this is encoded by the coding sequence GTGAGCGCCAGTGCCGGTTTCCCCGGATCCTGGCGGCCCAATTCCGCCAGCAGTGTGGCGCTGTTTGAGCAGCTGCGGCTCCAGGTCATCCACCTGGCGGACAGCGGGGCGCTGGCACCGGGCACCAGGCTGCCTGCCGTGCGGGTCCTCGCGGAGAAGCTCGACGTCGCCCCGCACACCGTGGCCAGGGCGTACAAGGAACTGGAGGCCGCCGGCATCGTCACCACCCGCGGCCGCAACGGGACGGTGGTCGCCGCACGGGATGAGCGCCTGGGAGGCCTGTCCGCCGCCGCTGCCGCCTACGCCGCCGTCGCCAAATCCCAAGGGGCCAGTTTCGCCGAGGCAGTGAAGATCCTGGCCGCCGCCTACGATGTTCCCTGA
- the uvrA gene encoding excinuclease ABC subunit UvrA gives MPKAVAEETPAPSASLVVPSAAAPQRPDLSRLVVKGAREHNLRNVDLDLPRDAMIVFTGLSGSGKSSLAFDTIFAEGQRRYVESLSAYARQFLGQVDKPDVDFIEGLSPAVSIDQKSTSKNPRSTVGTITEIYDYMRLLWARVGRPHCPVCGEPVSKQTPQQIVDQLLELDEGTRFQVLAPVVRGRKGEFVDLFKELSAKGYSRARVDGNLVQLSDPPKLGKQFKHTIEVVVDRLVVKEGISQRLTDSIETALGLAEGRVLAEFVDLEADDPGRIRAFSENLACPNEHPLAIDEIEPRSFSFNNPFGACAACSGIGTRLEVDEELIVPNPELSLSEGAIAPWSMGTATTEYWNRLLEGLAKEIGFSMTTPWEKLGKDVRQTILHGKDHKVVVQYRNRFGRERKYSTGFEGAIQYVHRKHGETDSDWARDRYEEYMRQVPCPACNGARLNPASLSVLINGKSIAEVAALPMRDCAEFLNNLVLTGREAQIAHQVLKEIQARLTFLLDVGLEYLNLERPSATLSGGEAQRIRLATQIGSGLVGVLYVLDEPSIGLHQRDNRRLIETLTRLRDMGNTLIVVEHDEDTIHVADWIVDIGPGAGEHGGQVVHSGTYKELLDNRESLTGDYLSGRRAIEVPKKRRKYDRKREIKVVGARENNLVNVDAAFPLGLFTAVTGVSGSGKSTLVNEILYKVLANKLNGAKQVAGRHKTVQGLEHLDKVVHVDQSPIGRTPRSNPATYTGVFDNIRKLFAETTEAKVRGYLPGRFSFNVKGGRCEACSGDGTLKIEMNFLPDVYVPCEVCHGARYNRETLEVHYKGKTIADVLNMPIEEGAEFFAAFSPIARHLNTLVDVGLGYVRLGQPATTLSGGEAQRVKLAAELQKRSNGRSIYVLDEPTTGLHFEDIRKLLMVLQGLVDKGNTVITIEHNLDVIKSADWLVDLGPDGGSGGGQIVATGTPEQVAKSSTSHTGKFLAEILS, from the coding sequence GTGCCTAAAGCCGTAGCTGAAGAAACCCCTGCCCCCTCCGCTTCCCTCGTTGTCCCCTCCGCTGCCGCACCGCAGCGCCCGGACCTCTCCCGCCTCGTGGTGAAGGGCGCGCGGGAGCACAACCTGCGCAACGTGGACCTTGACCTGCCGCGTGATGCCATGATCGTCTTCACCGGCCTCTCCGGATCGGGCAAGTCCTCGCTCGCGTTCGACACGATCTTCGCCGAGGGCCAGCGCCGCTACGTCGAATCGCTGTCCGCCTACGCACGGCAGTTCCTAGGCCAGGTGGACAAGCCCGACGTCGACTTCATTGAAGGCCTCTCCCCGGCGGTCTCCATCGACCAGAAATCCACCAGCAAGAACCCCCGGTCCACCGTTGGCACCATTACCGAGATCTACGACTACATGCGCCTGCTGTGGGCCCGTGTCGGCAGGCCGCACTGCCCCGTCTGCGGCGAACCCGTGTCCAAGCAGACACCCCAGCAGATTGTTGACCAGCTCCTTGAACTCGACGAGGGCACCCGTTTCCAGGTCCTGGCGCCGGTGGTGCGCGGACGCAAGGGCGAGTTCGTGGACCTCTTCAAGGAACTCAGTGCAAAGGGATACTCCCGGGCGCGGGTGGACGGCAACCTTGTCCAGTTGAGCGATCCGCCCAAGCTGGGCAAGCAGTTCAAGCACACCATCGAAGTGGTGGTTGACCGCCTGGTGGTCAAGGAAGGAATCAGCCAGCGGCTCACCGATTCCATCGAGACCGCCCTGGGACTGGCCGAGGGCCGGGTGCTGGCGGAGTTCGTCGACCTTGAGGCCGACGACCCGGGTAGGATCCGGGCGTTCTCGGAGAACCTCGCCTGCCCCAACGAGCACCCGCTCGCCATCGACGAAATCGAGCCCCGCTCCTTCTCGTTCAACAACCCCTTCGGCGCCTGCGCAGCGTGCAGCGGCATCGGCACCCGCCTTGAGGTGGACGAGGAACTTATCGTTCCCAACCCGGAACTGTCCCTGTCGGAGGGCGCCATCGCCCCCTGGTCAATGGGTACCGCCACCACCGAGTACTGGAACCGGCTCCTGGAAGGCCTGGCAAAGGAAATCGGCTTCTCCATGACCACGCCATGGGAGAAGCTGGGCAAGGACGTGCGCCAGACCATCCTGCATGGCAAGGACCACAAGGTAGTGGTGCAGTACCGCAACCGCTTTGGCCGCGAACGTAAATACAGCACCGGTTTTGAAGGTGCCATCCAGTATGTCCACCGCAAGCATGGCGAGACCGATTCCGACTGGGCCCGCGACCGCTACGAGGAATACATGCGGCAGGTTCCGTGCCCCGCCTGCAACGGTGCACGGCTCAACCCGGCATCCCTGTCGGTGCTGATCAACGGCAAGTCCATCGCCGAGGTTGCGGCCCTGCCCATGCGGGACTGCGCAGAGTTCCTGAACAACCTGGTCCTGACCGGGCGTGAAGCACAGATCGCCCACCAGGTCCTCAAGGAGATCCAGGCCCGCCTGACCTTCCTGCTGGACGTGGGCCTTGAATACCTCAACCTCGAGCGCCCCTCCGCCACCCTCTCCGGCGGCGAAGCCCAGCGCATCCGGCTTGCCACCCAGATCGGTTCCGGCCTGGTGGGCGTCCTCTACGTCCTCGACGAACCCTCCATTGGCCTGCACCAGCGCGACAACCGCCGGCTCATCGAGACCCTCACCCGGCTCCGCGACATGGGCAACACCCTCATCGTGGTCGAGCACGACGAGGACACCATCCACGTGGCCGACTGGATCGTGGACATCGGGCCCGGTGCCGGCGAGCACGGCGGGCAGGTGGTCCACTCGGGGACTTATAAGGAACTGCTGGACAACAGGGAATCGCTGACCGGCGACTACCTGTCCGGCCGCAGGGCCATCGAGGTGCCCAAGAAGCGCCGCAAGTACGACAGGAAGCGCGAGATCAAAGTGGTTGGCGCGCGGGAGAACAACCTCGTGAACGTCGACGCCGCCTTCCCGCTGGGGCTCTTCACCGCAGTGACCGGCGTGAGCGGTTCGGGCAAGTCAACGCTCGTCAACGAAATCCTGTACAAGGTGCTGGCGAACAAGCTTAACGGCGCCAAGCAGGTGGCCGGGCGGCACAAGACGGTCCAGGGCCTGGAGCACCTGGACAAGGTGGTTCACGTGGACCAAAGCCCCATCGGCCGTACCCCCCGCTCCAACCCGGCCACCTATACGGGTGTCTTCGACAACATCCGCAAGCTTTTCGCCGAGACCACAGAGGCGAAGGTCCGCGGCTACCTGCCCGGCCGCTTTTCGTTCAACGTCAAGGGCGGCCGCTGCGAGGCATGCTCAGGTGACGGCACGCTGAAGATCGAAATGAACTTCCTGCCTGACGTTTATGTTCCCTGCGAGGTGTGCCACGGTGCCCGCTACAACCGGGAGACGCTGGAGGTGCACTACAAGGGCAAGACCATCGCCGACGTCCTCAACATGCCCATCGAAGAGGGCGCCGAGTTCTTCGCGGCGTTCTCACCCATCGCACGGCACCTGAACACCCTGGTCGACGTGGGACTGGGCTATGTCCGCCTGGGACAGCCTGCAACCACCCTTTCCGGCGGTGAAGCCCAGCGAGTCAAGCTCGCGGCGGAACTTCAGAAGCGGTCCAACGGCCGCAGCATCTATGTCCTGGACGAGCCCACCACGGGCCTGCACTTCGAGGACATCCGCAAGCTGCTCATGGTCCTGCAGGGACTGGTGGACAAGGGCAACACGGTGATCACCATCGAGCACAACCTCGATGTCATCAAGAGTGCCGACTGGCTGGTGGACCTCGGACCCGACGGCGGTTCGGGCGGCGGCCAGATTGTCGCCACCGGAACGCCGGAGCAGGTGGCAAAGTCCAGCACCAGCCATACGGGGAAGTTCCTCGCCGAAATACTCAGCTGA
- a CDS encoding HAD hydrolase-like protein has translation MTSTTVPVIFDLDGTLVDPAGGITEGIASALRAAGLPVPGQDLLDAMIGPKLSDSLLNVAKVPADRLEEVVRRYREHYLSTGIAQSRLYPGIRDILESFAAAGQPVAVATQKPQRLAHKVLAHHGIDGLFHGIHGSADDEAAVEGVPLGKTQIIAAALRDLDTQHAIMVGDRAQDVSGAIANGLDCIGVAWGFAPDGELEEAGSVAVVSTHGELVAVIERLQAVHAAAMSGVSHDGNV, from the coding sequence GTGACTTCAACAACAGTGCCCGTGATCTTTGACCTGGACGGCACTCTTGTCGACCCTGCAGGTGGAATAACCGAGGGGATTGCCTCAGCCCTCCGCGCCGCGGGACTCCCGGTTCCCGGCCAGGACCTGCTTGATGCGATGATCGGCCCCAAGCTGAGCGATTCCCTGCTCAACGTGGCAAAGGTCCCGGCGGACCGCCTGGAAGAGGTGGTCCGCCGGTACCGCGAACACTATCTGTCCACAGGGATAGCCCAAAGCCGGCTGTACCCGGGCATCCGCGACATCCTTGAATCCTTCGCCGCAGCGGGACAGCCCGTGGCAGTAGCCACCCAAAAGCCCCAGCGGCTGGCGCATAAGGTGCTGGCACACCATGGCATCGACGGCCTTTTCCACGGCATCCACGGTTCCGCCGATGATGAAGCAGCAGTGGAAGGCGTCCCGCTGGGCAAGACCCAGATCATCGCCGCCGCCCTGCGCGACCTGGACACGCAGCACGCCATCATGGTGGGGGACCGCGCCCAGGACGTGTCCGGAGCGATCGCCAACGGACTGGACTGCATTGGTGTTGCCTGGGGGTTCGCCCCGGACGGTGAACTGGAGGAAGCCGGCTCCGTGGCCGTGGTCAGCACCCACGGGGAATTGGTCGCCGTCATCGAGCGCCTGCAGGCTGTCCACGCTGCGGCAATGAGCGGGGTGAGCCACGATGGAAATGTTTGA
- a CDS encoding lysophospholipid acyltransferase family protein — translation MEMFDAVRWTTRNLIAGTCRPTVVGLENVPADGPFIVAPNHLSFFDSVIVQALMPRPVAFFAKAEYFTTGGVKGKVMKAFFESVGSIPVERGEQAASVQALKTLLDILEAGRGIGIYPEGTRSRDGILYRGRTGVGWLALTTGAPVIPVGLIGTEKLQRAGEKGVRPQHFTMKVGEPLYFDKTGPDHSLPARREVTDRIMDAIAELSGQQRSTSYNQSKTAE, via the coding sequence ATGGAAATGTTTGATGCCGTCCGCTGGACCACGCGCAACCTGATTGCCGGCACCTGCCGGCCCACCGTCGTCGGCCTGGAAAACGTCCCCGCGGACGGCCCCTTCATCGTCGCTCCCAACCACCTGTCCTTCTTCGACAGCGTGATCGTGCAGGCACTGATGCCCAGGCCGGTCGCCTTCTTTGCCAAAGCCGAATACTTCACCACCGGCGGCGTCAAGGGCAAGGTCATGAAGGCGTTCTTCGAATCCGTGGGCTCCATCCCGGTGGAGCGCGGCGAACAGGCCGCCAGTGTCCAGGCGCTCAAGACGCTCCTGGACATCCTTGAGGCCGGCCGCGGCATCGGAATCTACCCGGAGGGTACCCGTTCCCGTGACGGGATCCTCTACCGGGGACGCACCGGGGTCGGCTGGCTGGCGCTCACCACCGGGGCGCCCGTGATTCCCGTGGGCCTGATCGGCACCGAGAAGCTCCAGCGCGCCGGCGAAAAGGGGGTCAGGCCGCAGCACTTCACCATGAAAGTGGGGGAGCCGCTGTACTTCGACAAGACGGGCCCTGACCACTCCCTTCCTGCCCGCCGGGAAGTCACGGACCGGATCATGGATGCGATTGCCGAACTCAGCGGCCAGCAGCGCTCCACGAGCTACAACCAAAGCAAGACTGCGGAATAG